In one window of Hymenobacter nivis DNA:
- a CDS encoding prephenate dehydratase, which produces MRVAIQGFQGSFHQVAAHQYFGAAAALNFCATFGEVVAQVADGRADAALMAMENSLAGSILPNYLLLERADLTITGEVYLPIYQHLLALPGTTLADVQAVHSHPMALRQCGDFLAQHPRWQLVETEDTGLSAQLLAERQTPGVAVVAGAQAAAAFGLQVLAPAIHDDPHNYTRFLMLERAPEAQPVAAPDKASLYFYTSHAPGCLAQVLTLVASHGLNLSKLQSCPRPSQPWHYGFHADVEFDNPALLEALLQELPSMTEELRVLGVYQRGSMEFEGLVTNSKASGGSM; this is translated from the coding sequence ATGCGTGTTGCCATCCAGGGTTTCCAGGGAAGTTTCCACCAAGTAGCCGCCCACCAGTACTTCGGGGCGGCCGCGGCGTTGAATTTCTGCGCCACCTTCGGCGAAGTAGTGGCCCAGGTGGCCGACGGCCGCGCCGACGCCGCCCTCATGGCCATGGAAAATTCGCTGGCCGGCAGCATCTTACCTAATTATTTATTGCTGGAGCGTGCTGACCTCACCATCACCGGCGAGGTGTACCTGCCCATTTACCAGCACCTACTGGCGCTGCCCGGCACCACGCTGGCCGACGTACAGGCGGTGCACTCGCACCCCATGGCCCTGCGCCAGTGCGGCGATTTCCTGGCCCAGCACCCCCGCTGGCAACTCGTCGAAACCGAGGATACCGGCCTCAGCGCCCAGCTGTTGGCCGAGCGCCAAACGCCGGGCGTAGCCGTGGTGGCCGGGGCCCAGGCGGCCGCGGCGTTTGGCCTGCAAGTGCTGGCCCCCGCCATCCACGACGACCCCCACAACTACACCCGCTTCCTGATGCTGGAGCGGGCCCCGGAAGCCCAGCCCGTGGCCGCGCCCGACAAGGCCTCGCTGTACTTCTACACGTCGCACGCGCCGGGCTGCCTGGCCCAGGTGCTCACGCTGGTAGCATCCCACGGCCTCAACCTGAGCAAGTTGCAGTCGTGCCCGCGCCCTAGCCAGCCCTGGCACTACGGCTTCCATGCTGACGTAGAATTCGACAACCCCGCCCTGTTGGAAGCGCTGCTACAAGAGCTGCCCAGCATGACGGAGGAGTTGCGCGTGCTGGGTGTGTACCAGCGCGGCAGCATGGAATTTGAGGGATTGGTAACGAATAGTAAGGCGTCGGGAGGCAGCATGTAG
- a CDS encoding M13 family metallopeptidase, with protein MTKASLCMGLAAAALALAGCARSTPATTAVAPPAAVPTASPAAPDPKGVGLDVADLDRTVDACDNFYQFSGGNWLKNNPLPDYASRWGPRNLLGERTQKLLRQILEDAAANRSAAPGSNAQKVGDFYAAAMDTAAIERAGLGPLRPELARIAGLRDRAQLPTLIAHEHELQTGIFFRSGVQVDEKNTIRYVVQLDQGGLTLPDRDYYFKDDARTAKVKAAYRAYMTQVFNMLGDTPATAARNAAVVERIETRLAKASRTRVELRNPQANYNQMALAAAQKRYPALDPRRLLVAQQLGQAQEVIVGQPAFFDELNAALKTELLVDLKTYMRWHLVRSVAPALPAAYADAAFAYSQALTGAKQPPARWKRAQTATDQNLGEAFGQLYVDQAFSPAAKQKALEMVNNVKASMAEHIQTNTWMSAPTKAEALKKLGALHVKIGYPDVWKDYSKLAITRASYVQNLLAARAWDSRQELAKFGGPIDRNEWGMTPSTINAYYNPPLNEIVFPAGYLQPPFFDPKADDAVNYGAIGGVMGHEMTHGFDDQGRQYDAQGNLRDWWTPADAAEFTKRAAIVGRQYDEFSPLDSVHVNGKLTMGENLADFAGLTVVYGALEKQLQQRYGAGPRPSFDGFTPEQRFFLSWAQLRRSNIRPEALRQQILTDPHSPDQYRTIGPVMNMPQFQAAFGCKEGSKMTRTATDRAVIW; from the coding sequence ATGACAAAAGCATCTCTTTGCATGGGCTTGGCGGCCGCGGCGCTGGCCCTGGCCGGCTGCGCCCGCAGCACCCCGGCTACTACGGCGGTGGCCCCGCCGGCTGCCGTTCCTACTGCTTCGCCCGCCGCGCCCGACCCGAAAGGCGTGGGCCTCGACGTAGCCGACCTCGACCGCACGGTCGACGCGTGCGACAACTTCTACCAGTTTTCGGGTGGCAACTGGCTGAAGAATAACCCGCTGCCCGACTACGCCTCGCGCTGGGGGCCCCGCAACCTGCTCGGCGAGCGCACCCAAAAGCTGCTGCGCCAGATCCTGGAGGATGCCGCCGCTAACCGCAGCGCGGCCCCCGGCTCGAACGCCCAGAAAGTGGGCGACTTCTACGCGGCGGCTATGGACACGGCGGCCATTGAGCGGGCCGGCCTGGGGCCCCTACGGCCCGAGCTGGCCCGCATTGCTGGGCTGCGCGACCGGGCACAATTGCCTACCCTCATCGCCCACGAACACGAATTGCAGACGGGCATATTCTTCCGCAGTGGGGTGCAGGTCGACGAGAAGAACACGATCCGCTACGTGGTGCAACTGGACCAGGGCGGCCTCACGCTGCCCGACCGCGACTACTACTTTAAGGACGATGCACGCACGGCCAAGGTGAAGGCCGCATACCGCGCGTACATGACGCAGGTGTTTAATATGCTGGGCGATACGCCTGCTACAGCCGCCCGCAATGCCGCCGTCGTAGAGCGTATCGAAACGCGCTTGGCCAAGGCCTCGCGTACCCGCGTGGAACTGCGAAACCCCCAGGCCAACTACAACCAAATGGCCCTGGCCGCGGCCCAAAAACGCTACCCGGCCCTCGACCCCAGGCGCCTGCTGGTGGCCCAGCAATTAGGCCAGGCCCAGGAAGTAATTGTGGGCCAGCCCGCGTTTTTCGACGAGCTGAACGCCGCGCTGAAAACCGAGCTGCTGGTCGACCTGAAGACCTACATGCGCTGGCACCTGGTGCGCTCGGTGGCCCCAGCGCTGCCGGCGGCCTACGCCGACGCGGCCTTCGCCTACAGCCAGGCGCTGACCGGCGCCAAGCAGCCGCCCGCCCGCTGGAAACGCGCGCAAACGGCCACCGACCAAAACCTGGGCGAAGCCTTCGGGCAGCTCTACGTGGACCAGGCCTTTAGCCCCGCGGCCAAGCAAAAGGCCCTGGAAATGGTGAACAACGTGAAGGCCAGCATGGCCGAGCACATCCAAACCAACACCTGGATGAGCGCGCCCACCAAGGCCGAAGCCCTGAAAAAGCTGGGGGCCCTGCACGTAAAAATCGGCTACCCCGACGTGTGGAAGGACTATTCTAAACTCGCCATCACCCGCGCCTCCTACGTACAGAACCTGCTGGCCGCCCGCGCCTGGGACAGCCGCCAGGAGCTGGCGAAGTTTGGAGGCCCCATCGACCGCAACGAGTGGGGCATGACGCCCTCCACCATCAATGCGTACTACAACCCGCCGCTGAACGAAATCGTGTTTCCGGCCGGCTACTTGCAGCCACCGTTCTTTGACCCCAAGGCCGACGACGCGGTAAATTACGGGGCCATTGGCGGGGTGATGGGCCACGAAATGACCCACGGCTTCGACGACCAGGGCCGCCAGTACGACGCCCAGGGCAACCTGCGCGACTGGTGGACGCCCGCCGACGCGGCCGAGTTTACGAAGCGCGCTGCCATCGTAGGGCGCCAGTACGACGAGTTTTCGCCCCTCGACTCGGTGCACGTGAACGGCAAGCTGACCATGGGCGAGAACCTGGCCGATTTCGCCGGCCTCACCGTGGTGTACGGGGCCCTGGAGAAGCAATTGCAGCAGCGCTACGGCGCGGGGCCCCGGCCCAGCTTCGACGGCTTCACGCCCGAGCAGCGGTTTTTCCTGAGCTGGGCCCAGTTGCGGCGCTCCAACATCCGGCCCGAGGCCCTGCGCCAACAAATCCTCACCGACCCGCACTCGCCCGACCAGTACCGTACCATCGGCCCCGTTATGAATATGCCGCAGTTCCAGGCGGCCTTCGGCTGTAAGGAAGGCAGCAAAATGACCCGGACGGCTACCGACCGGGCCGTGATTTGGTAA
- a CDS encoding methylated-DNA--[protein]-cysteine S-methyltransferase, giving the protein MPTAPTTAHLYSPIGLLALTGSDAGLHAVRFLEGPDAAAPTAPADVAECLRPAHAQLAAYFAGELRAFDLTCAPLTGTDFQRQVWGALAGIGHGRTASYLEVAKLLGNPGAVRAVGAANGQNPISIICPCHRVIGANGSLTGYAGGLVRKRWLLAFERPAQGGLFG; this is encoded by the coding sequence ATGCCGACCGCGCCCACCACCGCCCACCTCTACTCACCCATCGGCCTGCTGGCCCTCACCGGTTCCGATGCGGGCCTGCACGCCGTGCGCTTCCTGGAGGGCCCCGACGCGGCCGCGCCCACCGCCCCGGCCGACGTGGCCGAGTGCCTGCGCCCGGCCCACGCGCAACTCGCCGCCTACTTCGCGGGCGAGCTGCGCGCCTTCGACCTAACCTGCGCGCCCCTCACCGGCACCGATTTCCAGCGGCAGGTGTGGGGGGCCCTGGCCGGCATCGGCCACGGCCGCACCGCCTCGTACCTCGAAGTAGCCAAGCTACTGGGCAACCCCGGGGCCGTGCGCGCCGTGGGCGCGGCCAATGGCCAAAACCCGATTTCCATCATCTGTCCCTGCCACCGCGTCATCGGGGCCAACGGCAGCCTCACCGGCTACGCTGGCGGCCTGGTGCGCAAGCGCTGGCTCCTGGCTTTCGAGCGGCCAGCGCAGGGCGGGCTGTTTGGGTAG